One window from the genome of Diorhabda sublineata isolate icDioSubl1.1 chromosome 10, icDioSubl1.1, whole genome shotgun sequence encodes:
- the LOC130449624 gene encoding protein ILRUN isoform X1, which yields MDVDNATSEGPVPGSGNIDIEQSFLQQFSCMGTTDKEELVQQLQKLLGSQLNYSTAVFFLDMNNWNLQAAVCSYLDFESPNPLPSMKMVSDPVANENENIEPNVRFKKTWHIFNSGTEKWPPKCYAQCSDGWNLGGETVPVPALDPGEGVRLSVDMVSPPIPGIYQSKWRLCTPKGSYFGDHMWVIVTVVEEGTIALTNQLSHFNELGSPPPSANTYNPFSPHQIHIGNNQVRFYLLYIFTYHKKI from the exons atggatgTAGATAATGCTACATCTGAAGGACCAGTACCAGGGAGTGGAAATATAGATATAGAACAATCTTTTCTTCAACAGTTTAGTTGCATGGGTACCACAGATAAAGAGGAATTGGTTCAACAGTTACAAAAACTGCTTGGTAGTCAACTCAACTACTCTACGGCCGTTTTTTTCTTAGACATGAATAAttg GAATCTGCAAGCAGCTGTATGTTCTTACCTCGATTTTGAGTCTCCTAATCCTCTTCCAtctatgaaaatggtttctgatCCAGTAGCAAATGAAAATGAGAACATAGAACCTAATGTTAG atttaaaaaaacttggCACATATTTAACAGTGGAACAGAAAAATGGCCTCCAAAATGCTATGCACAATGTTCTGATGGATGGAATTTAGGAGGTGAAACAGTTCCAGTTCCTGCATTAGATCCAGGTGAAGGAGTTCGTCTTTCTGTAGATATGGTTAGTCCACCAATACCTGGAATCTACCAAAGCAAATGGAGACTGTGTACACCGAAAGGATCCTATTTTGGTG ATCATATGTGGGTGATAGTGACTGTTGTAGAAGAAGGTACCATCGCTTTGACGAATCAACTCTCTCATTTTAATGAATTAGGATCGCCACCACCTTCCGCAAATACCTATAATCCATTTTCTCCTCATCAGATTCATATAGGAAATAATCAAGtgagattttatttattgtacatatttacataccacaaaaaaatttga
- the LOC130449624 gene encoding protein ILRUN isoform X2 gives MDVDNATSEGPVPGSGNIDIEQSFLQQFSCMGTTDKEELVQQLQKLLGSQLNYSTAVFFLDMNNWNLQAAVCSYLDFESPNPLPSMKMVSDPVANENENIEPNVRFKKTWHIFNSGTEKWPPKCYAQCSDGWNLGGETVPVPALDPGEGVRLSVDMVSPPIPGIYQSKWRLCTPKGSYFGDHMWVIVTVVEEGTIALTNQLSHFNELGSPPPSANTYNPFSPHQIHIGNNQDVAPPDGKDSSML, from the exons atggatgTAGATAATGCTACATCTGAAGGACCAGTACCAGGGAGTGGAAATATAGATATAGAACAATCTTTTCTTCAACAGTTTAGTTGCATGGGTACCACAGATAAAGAGGAATTGGTTCAACAGTTACAAAAACTGCTTGGTAGTCAACTCAACTACTCTACGGCCGTTTTTTTCTTAGACATGAATAAttg GAATCTGCAAGCAGCTGTATGTTCTTACCTCGATTTTGAGTCTCCTAATCCTCTTCCAtctatgaaaatggtttctgatCCAGTAGCAAATGAAAATGAGAACATAGAACCTAATGTTAG atttaaaaaaacttggCACATATTTAACAGTGGAACAGAAAAATGGCCTCCAAAATGCTATGCACAATGTTCTGATGGATGGAATTTAGGAGGTGAAACAGTTCCAGTTCCTGCATTAGATCCAGGTGAAGGAGTTCGTCTTTCTGTAGATATGGTTAGTCCACCAATACCTGGAATCTACCAAAGCAAATGGAGACTGTGTACACCGAAAGGATCCTATTTTGGTG ATCATATGTGGGTGATAGTGACTGTTGTAGAAGAAGGTACCATCGCTTTGACGAATCAACTCTCTCATTTTAATGAATTAGGATCGCCACCACCTTCCGCAAATACCTATAATCCATTTTCTCCTCATCAGATTCATATAGGAAATAATCAA gACGTTGCACCACCAGACGGGAAAGATTCATCGATGCTCTAG